One Triticum dicoccoides isolate Atlit2015 ecotype Zavitan chromosome 5B, WEW_v2.0, whole genome shotgun sequence genomic window carries:
- the LOC119306662 gene encoding cell number regulator 10-like, which yields MKPAAQPVTGVPIGGAPAPAAWSSGLFDCFDDCGLCCLTCWCPCITFGKVAEIVDRGSTSCGTSGALYALLGSLTGCHWIYSCTYRSKMRAQYALPDEPCCDCCVHFCCEPCGLIQQYKELKARGYDPDIGWHLNLERGNGGTGGGGVNPPGMQEMGR from the exons ATGAAGCCCGCCGCGCAGCCGGTCACCGGCGTCCCCATCGGCGGTGCCCCCGCACCAGCCGCCTGGTCGTCCGGCCTCTTCGACTGCTTCGACGACTGCGGCCTAT GTTGCCTGACGTGCTGGTGCCCTTGCATCACGTTCGGGAAGGTGGCGGAGATCGTGGACAGGGGCTCGACGTCGTGCGGCACCAGCGGCGCGCTGTACGCGTTGCTGGGGTCGCTCACGGGGTGCCACTGGATCTACTCCTGCACGTACAGGTCCAAGATGCGCGCCCAGTACGCGCTCCCGGACGAGCCCTGCTGCGACTGCTGCGTCCACTTTTGCTGCGAGCCCTGCGGCCTCATCCAGCAGTACAAGGAGCTCAAGGCCCGTGGCTACGACCCCGACATCGGCTGGCACCTCAACCTTGAGCGCGGCAACGGCGGCACCGGTGGTGGCGGCGTCAACCCGCCCGGCATGCAGGAGATGGGCCGCTAG